The nucleotide sequence AGTGTTCCCTTAACCTTCCTCTGGTCATCGCCCCCCTACGGTCGTTGGAGCTGGTCGGAACCGCTTCAGGGAGGCAGGATGAAGGCGCTGTTGGATCGCGCCCGGTCGTTCAGGCGACGGGTCGACTTCGAGAGCGACGAATACCGGAAACTCGCCGTCGGACAATTTCCCGAGGCGCTGTTCATTACCTGCTCGGACTCGCGGGTGATTCCCGCGCTGATCACCGGTGCGCGGCCCGGCGAGATATTCGAGCTGCGAAATGCGGGCAACATCGTGCCGCCGCACGACGCGTACGGGACCGCCTCCGGTGAGGCCGCCACCATCGAGTACGCGCTGGAGGTGCTCGGCGTTCAGGAGATCGTGGTGTGTGGCCATTCCCACTGCGGTGCGATGGGCGCGCTGACCTACGGCGCCGACCTGTCCGGCCTGCCCAGGGTGGACGCCTGGCTCGACTACGCGCGGCCCGCGCTCGAACCGGTGCTCGGCGGGCGCGGCGGGGACAGCGGTCGGGACGCCACCTCGTCGTCCGAGGACCCCGCCCTGACCGAGGTCGTCCAGCTCAACATCCGCAACCAGCTCGCCGTCCTGCGTGACTACCCGGTGGCCCGGCAGCAACTCGACGCCGGACGACTCCGGTTGCACGGCTGGTACTACGAGATCGACACCGGCAAGGTCCACGAACTGGACGCGGACGGGGACTTCCAGGTGCACGACTCATGAGTGGCGCACACGGACGACGCCATGCGGCGTCCGCCCGCAGGGCCGTGTCCGCCCACGTCCCCAACGCGCCCGAGTCCGGCGGAGGTTCACCGAGGCAGAACCCGACCGCGGTCCCATATCCGGACTACCCGACCGAGGCCCCATACCCGGACTACCCGACCGAGGCCCCCTATCTGGACTACGCGACCGAGGTCCCAGATCCGGACCACCCGACCGACGTCCCGGGCCGGGACCACCCGGCCCGCGGATCGAAGGGGTCCCGCGCGGGAGCCTCTCGCGGCCGTATCGACTTCGGTACCGAGATCACCGCGTCCCTCGTCGTCTTCCTTGTCGCGCTGCCGCTCTGCATCGGCGTGGCCGTGGCCTCCGGTGTGCCAGCCGAGCTGGGCATCATCTCCGGGGTGATCGGCGGCCTGGTGGTCGGCGCGGCGCGCGGCAGCACGCTCCAGGTCAGCGGGCCGGCGGCCGGTCTCGCGGCGCTCGTCGCGGAGACGGTCATGGAGTTCGGCGTCGCGATGCTCGGCGTCATCGTCCTCTTCTCCGGCATCCTCCAGATCGTGCTGGGCCTGGTGAGACTGGGCCGGATGTTCCAGGCGATCTCCCTGGCCGTCGTCCAGGGCATGCTCGCGGGCATCGGCCTGCCACTGATGTTCAGCCAGCTGTACCCGATGTCCGACTCCAAGGCGCCGGGCACCCCCCTGGAGAACATGGCGGGCGTGCCCGGGCTGATCGCCGACACCGCGACCGATCCGCAGGCGCTGATCGCCGCCGGGCTCGGCGTCGTCACGATCGTGCTGAGCTTCCTGTGGAAGAAGGCACCGGGGCCGGTCAGGAAGGTCCCGGCGGCGCTCGTGGCCGTCGGGATCGGGATCGCCGTCGCCTCGTTGCCGGGTGTCGAGGTGAAGACGCTCCAGGTCGGCAATCTGCTGGCCTCCGTGGCCGTACCCGGGCCGGAGCAGCTGTCCGGGCTGGCCAGTGCCGGGATCATCACGGCGATCCTCACGTTCACCGTGATCGCGTCGGCGGAGAGCCTGTTCACCGCCGCGGCCGTGGACCGGATGCACGACGGCCCGCGCACCCGCTACAACACCGAACTCATCGCCCAGGGCGCGGGCAACACGATCGCCGGGATCCTCGGCGCGCTGCCCATCACGGCGGTCGTCGCGCGCAGCTCGGCGAACGTCCAGGCCGGTGCCAGGACCCGCCTCTCCCGCACGCTGCACGGCCTCTGGCTGCTCGCCTTCGCGCTGCTGCTGCCGCAGGTGCTGGCGCTGATCCCGATCTCGGTGCTCGCGGGTGTCCTCGTACACAGCGGGTGGAAGCTGTTCGCGCCGGACGAGTTCCCGAAGATGTGGCGGCAGGACCGGGGCGAGTTCGCGGTGATGACACTGACGACGCTGGTCATCACGGCGACCGCGCTGCTCGAAGGGGTGCTGTTCGGGCTGGCCGCGGGTGTGGTGCTGGCCGCGCTGCGCATGTCGCAGACCGTCATCCGGCAGCACATCGAGGACGACACGGCGAAGGTCGTCATGGCGGGCAACGCGACGTTCCTGCGGCTGCCGAAGCTGATCGACGCGCTGGAGAGCGCGGCCGCCTCCGGCAAGCCGCGCATCCGGCTCGACCTGCTCGGGGTGACCCATCTCGACCACGCGTGCCGCAGCCAGGTCGAGGAGTTCGTGGCGCAGCGCCGGGGGGCCGGGCTGCGGGTGGAGCTGCTGATGCCGGACCTCACGGACACGGGCACGCGGATGCCTGCGACGGCTGTGCCGGTGCCCGTACCGTCGCCGGATGCGCAGGTGGACCCGGCGGAGGTGTGGGACTACGCGACGGTCGGTACGGCGGCGGTGGGGGGTATGGGACAGAGGCCGTCCGGGCCTGGGCCCGGGCCCACGGCCGAGTGGTTCTATCTCGACACCCGCCCGATGCCGGATACGGCGGAGTCCCGGCCG is from Streptomyces sp. NBC_01314 and encodes:
- a CDS encoding carbonic anhydrase → MKALLDRARSFRRRVDFESDEYRKLAVGQFPEALFITCSDSRVIPALITGARPGEIFELRNAGNIVPPHDAYGTASGEAATIEYALEVLGVQEIVVCGHSHCGAMGALTYGADLSGLPRVDAWLDYARPALEPVLGGRGGDSGRDATSSSEDPALTEVVQLNIRNQLAVLRDYPVARQQLDAGRLRLHGWYYEIDTGKVHELDADGDFQVHDS
- a CDS encoding SulP family inorganic anion transporter, yielding MSGAHGRRHAASARRAVSAHVPNAPESGGGSPRQNPTAVPYPDYPTEAPYPDYPTEAPYLDYATEVPDPDHPTDVPGRDHPARGSKGSRAGASRGRIDFGTEITASLVVFLVALPLCIGVAVASGVPAELGIISGVIGGLVVGAARGSTLQVSGPAAGLAALVAETVMEFGVAMLGVIVLFSGILQIVLGLVRLGRMFQAISLAVVQGMLAGIGLPLMFSQLYPMSDSKAPGTPLENMAGVPGLIADTATDPQALIAAGLGVVTIVLSFLWKKAPGPVRKVPAALVAVGIGIAVASLPGVEVKTLQVGNLLASVAVPGPEQLSGLASAGIITAILTFTVIASAESLFTAAAVDRMHDGPRTRYNTELIAQGAGNTIAGILGALPITAVVARSSANVQAGARTRLSRTLHGLWLLAFALLLPQVLALIPISVLAGVLVHSGWKLFAPDEFPKMWRQDRGEFAVMTLTTLVITATALLEGVLFGLAAGVVLAALRMSQTVIRQHIEDDTAKVVMAGNATFLRLPKLIDALESAAASGKPRIRLDLLGVTHLDHACRSQVEEFVAQRRGAGLRVELLMPDLTDTGTRMPATAVPVPVPSPDAQVDPAEVWDYATVGTAAVGGMGQRPSGPGPGPTAEWFYLDTRPMPDTAESRPPLLRRGRDWAE